A portion of the Paenibacillus hamazuiensis genome contains these proteins:
- a CDS encoding GAF domain-containing sensor histidine kinase — translation MQQTQDGLPGRTNEPAARTLQKRLLVCFQLWAVFFSLFTAVSYCTGIPEYYQKLISTCIVDGCGTFVPAMPLENAGSVHLTLETYGIIFVCIDVVFTFVYYAAALFLFWKGFREPMAILAALAMVAFGTSFPSLTSVAFQGNAALEWWFAFVSTLGWIGLSLLFLLFPNGSFVPRWTVVVFVLILIVDIGSFINRRMIWYEMNGSVYLMALWYVGMTLVLVYSQIFRYLKVSSRAQRQQTKWVVFGLAVGMTGFIGMSILFDPRLNDGSALTYVYLNAILNLSLLAIPVTLTMAVLRHRLWDIDPLVKRTLVYGALSLCVAAIYIFSVYYLGRLFETKNNLFVSLTSTAIVAVAFAPLKEKLQRLINRMLKGRHDDPYAVLLELGSQLVRPMAPESMLEALASTIKESLRLPYAGIAIGVGGQDAFVASSGAPLHEVLSFPIIHRGERLGTLYLSSRSPGEAFSSEDNKFLDVLLHQAGPIVENVNMTLGMKLLAKDLQESREKLVLAREEEHRQIRKNLHDDLAPRLAALALNAATAEKYVVKKPDIAIEMLGDLRKIIRSTVDEIRTLVHDLRPPSLDELGLISAIQERISELNKPARLLADEQGTAPIHIQLHEPPPLPDLPAAVEVAAYRIVTESLANVVKHSQATECSVKLYVSSSKQLVIEVTDNGKGLHSSYTQWLPGKGGIGLQSLRERAAELGGQCSIEQAEHGGTRVLAILPI, via the coding sequence ATGCAGCAAACGCAGGATGGGCTTCCCGGTCGAACGAATGAACCTGCGGCCCGGACACTGCAAAAAAGGCTCCTTGTTTGCTTTCAGCTTTGGGCCGTCTTCTTCTCTCTGTTTACGGCAGTATCGTATTGCACAGGGATCCCCGAGTATTACCAAAAACTCATTTCCACTTGTATCGTAGACGGGTGCGGCACTTTTGTACCCGCAATGCCCCTTGAGAATGCAGGATCGGTTCACCTGACGCTGGAGACCTATGGAATCATTTTCGTGTGTATCGATGTTGTTTTTACGTTTGTTTATTATGCGGCTGCATTATTCCTTTTTTGGAAAGGGTTTCGCGAACCGATGGCCATTCTGGCCGCTTTGGCAATGGTTGCGTTCGGCACCTCATTTCCTTCGTTAACCTCCGTCGCTTTTCAAGGGAATGCCGCTCTGGAGTGGTGGTTTGCATTTGTATCGACGCTCGGCTGGATTGGATTATCGCTGTTGTTTCTGCTTTTTCCCAACGGTTCGTTTGTGCCCAGATGGACTGTAGTAGTTTTTGTCTTGATCCTGATCGTGGATATCGGCAGCTTCATCAATCGCAGAATGATATGGTACGAAATGAACGGTTCCGTTTACCTTATGGCCTTGTGGTATGTAGGCATGACGCTGGTACTGGTTTATTCGCAAATATTCCGGTATTTGAAAGTATCTTCGCGGGCGCAGCGCCAACAGACCAAATGGGTTGTATTCGGGCTCGCCGTCGGCATGACCGGGTTTATCGGAATGAGCATATTATTCGACCCCCGTTTGAATGACGGAAGCGCCCTGACTTACGTGTATCTCAATGCGATTCTTAATTTAAGCTTACTTGCCATTCCGGTAACTTTGACGATGGCGGTACTGAGGCACCGGTTGTGGGATATCGACCCGCTGGTCAAGAGAACATTGGTATACGGCGCTTTGTCTCTTTGTGTGGCTGCGATCTATATTTTTTCGGTCTATTACCTGGGCCGCTTATTTGAGACGAAAAATAATCTGTTTGTCTCTTTAACGTCGACGGCCATTGTGGCGGTCGCCTTCGCTCCGTTAAAGGAAAAGCTGCAGCGGCTCATTAACCGGATGCTGAAAGGCCGACACGACGATCCTTATGCGGTATTGCTGGAGCTCGGAAGCCAGCTTGTTCGGCCGATGGCCCCGGAGTCGATGCTGGAGGCGCTCGCTTCCACCATTAAAGAATCGCTGCGCCTGCCTTACGCCGGCATTGCGATCGGTGTTGGGGGACAAGACGCTTTTGTCGCTTCGTCCGGAGCGCCCCTTCATGAGGTGCTGTCGTTTCCCATTATCCACCGTGGGGAAAGACTCGGCACGCTCTATTTATCCAGCCGTTCCCCAGGAGAAGCTTTTTCGTCGGAGGATAACAAATTTCTGGATGTGCTCCTGCACCAAGCGGGCCCCATCGTTGAAAATGTGAATATGACATTAGGCATGAAGCTGCTGGCGAAGGATTTGCAGGAATCCCGGGAAAAGCTGGTTTTGGCCAGGGAGGAAGAGCATCGGCAAATTCGTAAAAATTTGCATGATGATTTGGCTCCACGCCTTGCCGCTTTGGCGCTCAATGCGGCCACGGCGGAGAAATACGTCGTGAAGAAACCCGATATTGCCATAGAGATGCTGGGCGATCTCAGGAAGATTATACGTTCGACCGTGGATGAAATTCGGACGCTCGTCCATGATTTGCGTCCGCCGTCGCTGGATGAACTCGGATTAATCAGCGCGATTCAAGAAAGAATCAGCGAGCTGAACAAGCCGGCGAGGCTGCTTGCGGATGAGCAGGGAACTGCGCCTATTCACATCCAACTGCATGAACCGCCGCCGCTTCCGGATTTACCGGCGGCGGTGGAGGTGGCTGCCTACCGTATCGTCACGGAATCTCTGGCTAACGTGGTGAAACACAGCCAGGCCACCGAGTGCTCGGTCAAGCTTTATGTGTCGTCTTCGAAGCAATTGGTCATAGAAGTGACAGATAACGGCAAAGGGCTTCATTCTTCTTACACGCAGTGGCTTCCGGGCAAAGGCGGTATCGGACTTCAATCGCTGCGGGAGAGGGCGGCGGAATTAGGCGGACAATGTTCGATAGAACAAGCGGAGCATGGCGGCACGCGGGTGCTGGCTATATTGCCGATTTAA
- a CDS encoding alpha/beta hydrolase family protein, whose translation MEIKVSTSTPVVSVKPVVLSAPGRGEDLQVRVSAPTVGRELPIIVFSHGFGWSLDGYAPLADFWAAHGFVVIQPTHLDSRTLNLPPEDPRTPLIWRFRVEDLKRILDQLDLIEASVPGLSGRLDRSRIAAAGHSWGGQTVSMLLGARVLDVHGEPGEDMSDSRIKAGVLLATTGKGGADLSPFAAEHFPFMNPSFADMSTPTLVVAGDHDQSRLSTRGPDWFTDPYFLSPGSKSLLTLFGAEHSLGGIPGYNVAETTDENPERVALLQRVTWAYLRNALDLDDSSWTAARAALEGNANPLGRIESK comes from the coding sequence ATGGAAATTAAGGTTAGTACGTCCACTCCGGTCGTCTCGGTGAAACCGGTAGTGCTGTCGGCCCCGGGCCGGGGTGAGGATCTGCAAGTGCGGGTGTCTGCGCCTACGGTTGGGCGCGAATTGCCTATTATTGTTTTTTCGCATGGCTTTGGCTGGTCGTTGGACGGCTACGCCCCATTGGCTGACTTCTGGGCTGCTCACGGCTTCGTGGTCATTCAACCCACCCATCTTGACTCGAGGACGCTGAACCTTCCTCCTGAAGATCCCCGTACACCGCTGATCTGGCGTTTCCGGGTCGAAGACTTGAAGCGCATCCTCGATCAGCTTGATCTTATTGAAGCTTCCGTCCCCGGCCTCAGCGGGCGCCTCGATCGAAGCCGCATCGCTGCAGCCGGACACTCCTGGGGAGGCCAGACGGTGAGCATGCTGCTAGGCGCGCGAGTCCTCGATGTCCACGGCGAACCGGGAGAGGACATGTCCGACTCGCGGATCAAGGCGGGCGTGCTGCTCGCCACGACCGGCAAAGGTGGAGCTGACTTGAGTCCGTTCGCGGCCGAGCACTTCCCCTTCATGAACCCTAGCTTCGCGGACATGAGCACGCCGACCCTTGTGGTAGCGGGAGACCATGACCAGTCCCGGCTGTCCACTCGGGGGCCGGACTGGTTCACCGACCCGTATTTCCTGAGTCCGGGCAGCAAGAGCCTGCTCACCCTTTTCGGGGCCGAGCACTCGCTCGGCGGAATCCCCGGGTACAACGTCGCGGAAACGACGGACGAGAACCCCGAACGGGTCGCCCTGCTCCAGCGGGTCACGTGGGCTTACCTTCGCAACGCGCTCGACCTCGACGATTCCAGCTGGACGGCAGCCCGCGCGGCATTGGAAGGGAACGCCAACCCTCTAGGTCGCATCGAGTCCAAGTAA
- a CDS encoding MarR family winged helix-turn-helix transcriptional regulator, whose product MDKNELNEEEMRIWHMWKGSFQTIFGRVVKDMSEHTGLSEGDYGVLDRLDLLGNGSLRQQQLADSMDWDKSRLSHHLTRMEKRGLVMRKPLDADRGVQVIITPAGKSALDDARPIVSKAIRKHFFDQLTDQDIESITRLAERTNPRSCKAPPP is encoded by the coding sequence ATGGATAAGAACGAGCTAAATGAAGAGGAAATGCGAATATGGCATATGTGGAAAGGCTCCTTCCAGACCATCTTCGGCCGCGTAGTTAAAGATATGTCGGAGCACACAGGACTCTCAGAGGGTGATTATGGAGTATTGGATCGGTTAGACCTTCTGGGGAACGGCAGCCTTCGCCAACAGCAATTAGCCGACTCGATGGACTGGGATAAGAGCCGATTGTCGCATCATCTGACGCGGATGGAAAAACGTGGACTTGTGATGAGGAAGCCGTTGGACGCAGATCGTGGTGTTCAAGTCATCATCACTCCCGCTGGAAAATCAGCATTGGATGACGCCCGTCCCATCGTCTCAAAGGCAATACGCAAACATTTCTTTGATCAATTAACCGATCAAGACATTGAGTCGATTACTAGGCTCGCGGAAAGAACAAATCCAAGGTCTTGTAAAGCCCCGCCACCTTGA
- a CDS encoding helix-turn-helix transcriptional regulator: MKSHPSDNIKIPPGFWAGLHQLGIAPHDVARKARLPLTIITEPAVTTAQYFAIWQAYSDLVGDTAEGIVKLATAFETAKYPPTVLATYHARDYRDALNRMARYKQMCPPESLRITEEGGHCTIELEWLHTEQPGPPMLVGITLACLLELGRRGTGQPLTARLVEFSHPMGDVQTLEGYFGCRIRIGAKSNRLTLHRRDLDRPFVSYNEELLEILTPALDRSLHEQQCSRSIPDAVKWILKRSLTGGRPDIQAVAKELGMSDRTLQRRLTDENTSFQHLLTQARHEQAREYMADPSLDIKEVAFLLGYEDQNSFYRAFRLWEGDTPSNWRMEHLGKQASLRKNG, encoded by the coding sequence ATGAAGTCCCATCCCTCTGACAATATTAAAATCCCACCGGGATTTTGGGCAGGATTGCATCAATTAGGGATTGCCCCCCATGACGTAGCTCGGAAAGCCCGATTGCCGCTCACCATTATCACGGAACCGGCAGTCACCACCGCCCAATATTTTGCGATCTGGCAGGCTTATTCCGATCTCGTGGGGGACACGGCGGAAGGAATCGTTAAGCTTGCGACCGCCTTTGAAACAGCGAAGTACCCGCCGACCGTCTTGGCGACGTACCACGCTCGCGACTACCGTGACGCTCTAAACCGAATGGCCCGGTATAAACAAATGTGCCCTCCCGAAAGCTTACGTATCACCGAGGAGGGCGGGCACTGTACAATCGAACTGGAATGGCTGCACACGGAGCAGCCCGGCCCGCCGATGCTGGTTGGCATCACGCTGGCGTGTCTTCTGGAGCTTGGGCGGCGGGGCACAGGTCAGCCTTTGACGGCGCGGCTCGTCGAATTTTCTCATCCGATGGGTGATGTACAGACTCTTGAAGGGTACTTCGGCTGCCGTATCCGGATCGGAGCAAAAAGCAACCGATTGACGCTGCATCGAAGGGATCTGGATCGCCCCTTTGTCTCGTACAACGAAGAGCTGCTGGAGATCCTGACTCCCGCTCTGGACCGATCGCTCCATGAACAGCAGTGCAGCCGCTCTATCCCCGATGCGGTCAAATGGATCCTGAAGCGCAGCCTCACAGGAGGGCGTCCTGACATTCAGGCTGTCGCGAAGGAGCTCGGTATGAGCGATCGTACCTTGCAGCGCCGGCTTACTGACGAAAACACGAGCTTCCAGCATCTGCTGACACAAGCCAGGCATGAGCAGGCACGAGAATACATGGCAGACCCCTCGCTCGATATTAAGGAAGTGGCTTTTTTGCTTGGATATGAAGACCAGAACTCGTTCTATCGCGCCTTCCGTCTTTGGGAAGGGGATACTCCTTCCAATTGGCGCATGGAACATTTAGGAAAACAAGCGAGTCTCAGAAAGAACGGCTAA
- a CDS encoding IS1634 family transposase: MYIRTISRKNKNGSITRYVQLAHNERNPVTGTPQAKVLYHFGRADELDMEGLKRLAASIHRFIGEPQAPSPSSAQPASVTLLSSRSLGGVWLLDQLWKKLGIGEAITRRLADREYRMPVERAIFAMVANRALAPSSKLAIEDWVDREVVIPDLPAFDVQHGYRAMDFLLTSEESIQREVFHTVADLLNLEVDLLFFDTTSTYFETEEDDEDDFRKTGYSKDHRPDLPQVVIGFAVTREGIPIRCWVWPGNTSDMNVVPQVKKDLIGWKLGRVITVVDRGFSSEDNLRVLQQSGGHYIAGEKMTSGKPTVEAALAHPGRFKTIRDNLEVKEIVVGDGEARKRYVLVRNPEEAKRDAARREAHLEQLRTELARLKELDGEAHTGAHCRLHSHPTYKRYLKTDKRGNLRIDLAAVKAMEHLDGKYLLRTSDDTLSTEDVALGYKQLLQVEAAFRTLKQSLELRPVYHRKEERIRAHVLLCWLALMLIRIAENQTGQTWREIRSLMQTLHLVEYRLDGGKLRQRTELTDEHRAIVSALQIAEPQQIWDISLS; this comes from the coding sequence ATGTATATACGAACAATCTCTCGTAAAAATAAAAACGGTTCGATCACCCGTTACGTACAGCTCGCCCATAATGAGCGAAATCCTGTGACCGGAACTCCACAAGCGAAAGTCCTGTACCATTTCGGCCGCGCTGACGAACTGGACATGGAGGGCTTGAAACGTCTTGCCGCCAGCATCCACCGTTTTATTGGCGAGCCGCAAGCGCCCTCTCCATCTTCAGCGCAACCCGCTTCGGTTACGCTCCTTAGCAGTCGTTCGCTGGGCGGCGTATGGCTGCTCGATCAACTTTGGAAGAAGCTTGGTATCGGCGAAGCGATTACACGACGACTTGCCGACCGGGAATACCGCATGCCGGTTGAACGCGCCATCTTTGCCATGGTGGCCAATCGGGCGCTGGCACCAAGCAGCAAGCTGGCGATTGAAGATTGGGTGGATCGTGAAGTGGTCATCCCGGACCTTCCGGCGTTTGACGTGCAGCATGGCTACCGGGCAATGGATTTTCTGCTCACGTCGGAAGAAAGCATCCAGCGTGAAGTGTTCCATACGGTAGCGGATTTGCTGAATCTGGAAGTCGATCTGCTGTTCTTCGACACGACCTCCACGTATTTTGAGACGGAAGAGGACGACGAAGACGATTTTCGCAAAACCGGTTATTCGAAAGACCATCGCCCCGACCTTCCGCAGGTGGTCATCGGTTTTGCTGTCACGCGTGAGGGCATCCCGATTCGTTGTTGGGTGTGGCCGGGCAATACGTCGGATATGAACGTTGTGCCGCAGGTGAAAAAGGATCTGATCGGGTGGAAACTCGGGCGTGTGATTACCGTCGTCGACCGCGGTTTCTCCTCCGAAGACAATCTGCGCGTACTGCAACAGAGCGGCGGCCACTACATTGCCGGGGAGAAGATGACGTCGGGCAAGCCGACCGTCGAAGCGGCACTCGCGCATCCGGGACGTTTCAAAACGATCCGAGACAACCTGGAGGTCAAGGAGATCGTCGTGGGGGATGGCGAAGCGCGCAAGCGATACGTGCTCGTTCGCAATCCGGAAGAAGCAAAGCGGGATGCCGCCCGGCGCGAAGCGCATCTGGAGCAGCTGCGCACGGAGCTTGCCCGGTTGAAGGAACTGGACGGCGAAGCGCATACCGGGGCACACTGCCGTCTACACAGCCATCCGACGTACAAACGGTATCTCAAGACCGACAAGCGCGGCAATCTGCGTATCGATCTGGCCGCCGTCAAAGCGATGGAGCATCTGGACGGCAAATACTTGCTGCGCACCTCTGACGACACCTTGTCCACGGAAGACGTGGCACTCGGGTACAAGCAATTGCTTCAGGTGGAAGCAGCGTTTCGGACACTCAAGCAATCGCTGGAACTGCGGCCGGTCTACCACCGGAAAGAAGAACGGATTCGCGCACATGTCCTGCTTTGCTGGCTGGCCTTGATGCTCATCCGGATTGCAGAAAACCAAACCGGTCAAACGTGGCGCGAGATTCGTTCGCTCATGCAGACGCTGCATCTGGTTGAGTACCGTTTGGATGGTGGAAAGCTGCGGCAACGGACGGAATTAACGGACGAACATCGGGCAATTGTTTCGGCCTTGCAAATCGCAGAACCCCAGCAAATATGGGATATTTCGCTCTCTTGA
- a CDS encoding SDR family oxidoreductase: MQDKPVALVTGANKGIGLQIAKDLAAHGFTVLVGSRSLEKGEQAAKSVGADARALQLDVTNQASIAAAAERIRNELGRLDVLVNNAGISHAGTPGTPLEAIANSGRPSVASPGEVRAVFETNVFGVIAVTQAMLPLLREAPAGRIVNVSSSSGSLTINSDPNFPHRSVFGAVYSPSKTALNAITLAFAIELESTGIKVNAACPGFTGTDLNNFAGTRTVQEAAREPVRLALLDANGPTGTFSNEDGPLPW, translated from the coding sequence ATGCAGGATAAACCCGTCGCCCTGGTCACCGGGGCCAATAAGGGAATCGGTCTTCAAATCGCCAAGGATCTCGCGGCGCACGGCTTCACCGTGCTTGTCGGATCGCGCAGCCTCGAGAAAGGGGAGCAGGCCGCAAAGAGCGTCGGCGCGGATGCCCGCGCACTTCAGCTCGACGTCACGAATCAAGCCTCCATCGCCGCCGCGGCAGAGCGCATTCGTAACGAGCTTGGCCGTCTCGACGTGCTCGTGAACAACGCGGGCATATCGCACGCGGGCACGCCGGGCACGCCGCTCGAGGCGATCGCAAATTCGGGCCGCCCGAGCGTCGCGTCTCCGGGCGAGGTGCGCGCGGTGTTCGAGACGAACGTATTCGGCGTGATCGCCGTCACGCAAGCGATGCTGCCGCTGCTTCGTGAAGCGCCGGCGGGACGCATCGTCAACGTCTCGAGCAGCTCCGGTTCGCTGACGATTAATTCGGACCCGAACTTTCCGCATCGATCCGTGTTCGGCGCCGTTTACAGCCCGTCGAAGACTGCCCTCAATGCGATCACACTCGCCTTCGCCATCGAACTCGAGTCGACAGGCATCAAGGTCAACGCTGCGTGCCCAGGCTTTACAGGGACGGACCTCAACAACTTCGCGGGCACGCGCACCGTCCAAGAGGCCGCACGTGAACCCGTGCGCCTCGCGCTCCTCGATGCGAACGGTCCGACGGGCACGTTTTCAAACGAGGACGGCCCGCTCCCGTGGTGA
- a CDS encoding SDR family NAD(P)-dependent oxidoreductase encodes MDMGLHNKTALVTGSTKGIGKAIAIELAKEGVNVLVNGRNDEEVERVVNEIKTDFPATSPQNAAADLVDMKQREALFEKYPQIDILVNNMGIYEIMQYEDVDDEVWEKYFRTNVLAANGLCKFYLPHMLKNDDGRIIFIASEEAVMPSGLMPQYCMTKTMLLSLAKSLSKLTRGTEVTVNTIMPGPTLSENVQQIIEGMYPDENMAFSEKENKFMAANLPQSEIQRFIKPIEIGRLAAFVCSPYASAFKGSPIRMDGGLVPTIF; translated from the coding sequence ATGGATATGGGATTACACAATAAAACAGCTTTGGTTACAGGATCAACGAAAGGTATAGGCAAAGCGATTGCCATTGAGCTGGCTAAAGAAGGTGTAAATGTTCTCGTTAATGGACGAAACGACGAAGAGGTCGAGCGAGTTGTAAATGAAATCAAGACCGATTTCCCGGCAACCTCTCCTCAAAATGCTGCAGCCGATCTTGTGGATATGAAGCAAAGAGAAGCTTTATTCGAAAAATACCCCCAAATCGATATTTTAGTTAACAACATGGGGATTTATGAAATAATGCAGTATGAGGATGTTGACGATGAAGTATGGGAAAAATACTTCCGTACAAACGTTCTTGCCGCAAACGGATTGTGTAAATTTTATTTGCCTCACATGTTGAAAAACGATGATGGCCGCATTATCTTCATCGCGAGTGAAGAAGCCGTTATGCCTTCGGGGCTAATGCCCCAGTATTGCATGACAAAGACAATGCTTTTATCGTTGGCAAAAAGCTTGTCCAAACTAACAAGAGGAACGGAAGTTACGGTCAATACGATCATGCCGGGACCAACGCTCTCTGAAAATGTGCAGCAAATCATCGAGGGGATGTACCCTGATGAAAATATGGCTTTTTCAGAAAAAGAGAACAAATTTATGGCTGCAAACCTGCCCCAATCGGAAATACAGCGCTTTATCAAGCCGATTGAAATAGGCAGATTGGCTGCATTTGTGTGCAGTCCTTATGCGTCCGCATTTAAAGGTTCTCCCATCCGTATGGATGGGGGACTGGTGCCGACTATTTTTTAA